The Thermococcus henrietii genome segment GAACCCGAAGGACATCGAGTACTTCCGGGCCGTTGGAGATTTGAGCCTTGAGAACGCGAGGATAGCGGCATTTGGAAGCACGAGGCGGCCGAGGCTCAGGCCAGAGGACGATCTGAACCTCAACGCCCTCGTCGACTCCGGGGCAGAGATTGCGACGATATTCGGCAAGAGCTGGGACCTGCACGTCAGGGACGCCCTGAGGACGACCCTCGAGAACAACCTCGAGATGATAGCGGACTCAATCGAGTACCTCCGGGAGCACGGCATGCGCGTTTTCTACGACGCGGAGCACTTCTTCGACGGCCTCAGGGCCAACGAGGAGTACGCACTGGCGACGGTGAAAGCTGCGGACGAGGCGGGGGCCGAGAGAATCATCCTGGCTGATACCAACGGCGGCTCGCTCCCCTCGTGGATAAGGCACGGCTTTGAGCTCGTTAAGGAGGTGGTGAAGGCCCCCCTCGGCATACACGCCCACAACGACTCGGAGCTCGCCGTCGCGAACTCGCTCACCGCCTTCGAGGCCGGGGCCGTTCAGATACAGGGGACGGTAAACGGCATGGGGGAGCGCTGTGGCAACGCGAACCTCGTCTCGATAATCCCTGCCCTCGAGCTCAAGTACGGCGTCGAGGCCGTTGGAGAGGAGAGGCTGAGGAGGCTGAAGGAACTGGCCCACTTCGTCGCCGAGCTGGCGAACATGGAGATCCCGAGGAACCAGCCCTACGTCGGGGAGAGCGCCTTCGCCCACAAGGGCGGCGTCCACGTTTCAGCTGTGCTTAAGAACCCCGAGACGTACGAGCACATAAACCCCGAGCTAGTCGGCAACAGGAGGAAGGTTGTCGTTTCGGAGCTCTCCGGGAGGAGCAACCTCATCTACAAGGCCAGGGAGCTCGGCATTGAGCTCGACGAGAACGACCCAGCCCTCCCCGAGGTTGTCAGGCTTATAAAGGAGCTCGAGTTCAGGGGGTACCACTTCGAGGCGGCCGAGGCGTCCCTTGAGCTGCTGATAGAGAAGGTGCGCGGTAACTACAGGCCCTTCTTCGAGCTCGAGCGCGCGAGGATTATAACGGAGATACTCCCCGGGGGGAGCCCCATCTCCGAGGCAACCGTCGTGGTGAGGGTCGGGGACGAAAGGGTTCACACCGTTGCCGAGGGCAACGGTCCGGTAAACGCCTTAGACCTGGCCCTTAGGAGGGCCCTGACGGAGTTCTATCCCGAACTGAGGGAGATAGAGCTGGTTGACTACAAGGTCCGCGTCCTCGGGAGCGAGAAGGGCACGGCGGCGAAGGTCCGCGTCCTCATCCGCACCGGGGACGGAATGAAGAGCTGGGGAACGGTTGGAGCCTCGACGAACATAATCGAGGCGAGCCTGAAGGCGATAACCGACGGCATGGAGTACTGGCTTATGAAGGAGTGTGATGGGAATGAGAAGCGATGTGGTAAAGCGGGGAGTTGAGAGGGCACCGCACAGGTCCCTCTTCAAGGCCATGGGGCTTACGGATGAGGAACTGGAGAGACCGCTCATAGGCATGGCGAACTCCTTCAACGAGGTCATCCCTGGACACATACACCTCAGGGAGATAACGGAGGCCGTGAAGGCCGGCGTCAGGATGGCGGGGGGAACACCCCTGGAGTTCGGCGTGATGGGAATCTGCGACGGCATAGCCATGAACCACTCCGGCATGAAGTACTCGCTCCCCTCAAGGGAGCTCATAGCGGACACTGTTGAGACGATGGCCAGAGCCTACAACTTCGACGGCCTCGTCCTCGTTGCCTCCTGCGACAAGATAATCCCTGGGATGCTCATGGCCATGGCGCGCCTCGACATTCCGGCAGTCTTCGTCTCCGGCGGTGCGATGCTGCCGGGCAGATACAAAGGCCAGTACGTGGACATAAAAACGGTCTTCGAGGCCGTCGGGGCAGTGAAGGCGGGAAAGATGAGCGAGGCCGAGCTTCACCTTCTCGAGGAGCTCGCGAGTCCCGGCTGCGGCTCCTGCGCCGGCATGTTCACGGCCAACACCATGAACGCCCTAAGCGAGGCCCTCGGCGTCTCCCTGCCGTGGAACGGGACGGCTCCGGCAGTTTACGCCCACAGGCGGAGGATAGCGAAGAGGACAGGGATGGCGGTGATGGAGCTCGTGAAGAACGACGTCAGGCCGAGCAGGATACTCACGAAGGAGGCCTTTGAGGACGCGATAGCGGTGGACATGGCCCTCGGGGGCTCGACCAACACGGTGCTCCACCTCATGGCGATAGCGAGGGAGGCCGGGGTTGACCTGAGCCTCGACGACTTCGACAGGATAAGCGAGGTAACTCCAAACCTCGTCAAGCTGAGCC includes the following:
- the cimA gene encoding citramalate synthase, translating into MRVELYDTTLRDGSQMEGISFSLEDKLRITEKLDEFGIHYIEGGWPGSNPKDIEYFRAVGDLSLENARIAAFGSTRRPRLRPEDDLNLNALVDSGAEIATIFGKSWDLHVRDALRTTLENNLEMIADSIEYLREHGMRVFYDAEHFFDGLRANEEYALATVKAADEAGAERIILADTNGGSLPSWIRHGFELVKEVVKAPLGIHAHNDSELAVANSLTAFEAGAVQIQGTVNGMGERCGNANLVSIIPALELKYGVEAVGEERLRRLKELAHFVAELANMEIPRNQPYVGESAFAHKGGVHVSAVLKNPETYEHINPELVGNRRKVVVSELSGRSNLIYKARELGIELDENDPALPEVVRLIKELEFRGYHFEAAEASLELLIEKVRGNYRPFFELERARIITEILPGGSPISEATVVVRVGDERVHTVAEGNGPVNALDLALRRALTEFYPELREIELVDYKVRVLGSEKGTAAKVRVLIRTGDGMKSWGTVGASTNIIEASLKAITDGMEYWLMKECDGNEKRCGKAGS
- the ilvD gene encoding dihydroxy-acid dehydratase, which produces MRSDVVKRGVERAPHRSLFKAMGLTDEELERPLIGMANSFNEVIPGHIHLREITEAVKAGVRMAGGTPLEFGVMGICDGIAMNHSGMKYSLPSRELIADTVETMARAYNFDGLVLVASCDKIIPGMLMAMARLDIPAVFVSGGAMLPGRYKGQYVDIKTVFEAVGAVKAGKMSEAELHLLEELASPGCGSCAGMFTANTMNALSEALGVSLPWNGTAPAVYAHRRRIAKRTGMAVMELVKNDVRPSRILTKEAFEDAIAVDMALGGSTNTVLHLMAIAREAGVDLSLDDFDRISEVTPNLVKLSPSGDHYVLDLYEAGGVLGVMKRLSELGLIHEERLTVAMKTVGELLKDAFVSRPEVIRPVEEPYSRRGGLMILRGTLAPEGAVLKVSAVSGVESFEGTAKVFESEEEATKAILTGGIERGDVVVIRYEGPKGGPGMREMLTPTSAIAGMGLDKDVALVTDGRFSGATRGLSVGHVCPEAADGGPIALVEDGDRIRIDVKAKRIDLLVPEEELEERRKRWRPKEKVLTGYLARYARIVGPASEGAVLRPQNL